A genomic stretch from Ovis canadensis isolate MfBH-ARS-UI-01 breed Bighorn chromosome 5, ARS-UI_OviCan_v2, whole genome shotgun sequence includes:
- the ADAMTSL5 gene encoding ADAMTS-like protein 5 isoform X1: MGKLTPEKAEHLAPCHTRRPRSLWNLLLLLWTFLNCGLGGNTQGPGEWTPWGSWSRCSSSCGRGLSVRSRRCIRFPREELCWGNTHEYHLCQQPDCPPAAMPFRDLQCALYNGHPVLGTQKTYQWVPFYGAPNQCDLNCLAVGHDFYHSFGRVLDGTPCSPGAQGLCVAGRCLSAGCDGLLGSDAREDRCGRCGGANDSCLFVQRVFRDAGAFAGYWNVTLIPEGARHIRAAHRSRNHLGIAGSEGGGAPLAARIPRGGRWQGRGDGQGRFQGARADPSLAALMGGDGRYVLNGNWVVSPAGTYEAAGTRVVYTRATGPEETLRAAGPTSEDLLLQVLLQEPNPGIEFEFWLPRERYGPFQAQAQVLGWSPRQPQPREVEPQPLESPTVIPPRTPIPTPEPCPPCPDTRGRAHRLLHYCGSDFVGAWLGPRLCPAGLSMVPPTVFRARVLGRIRQAQETRYEVRVQLIYKNRSPLRALEYVWAPSHCPCPPLALHRDYLLAARRLISPDGTQDRLLLPHAGYARLWSPAEDSRVRLAARHCPL; encoded by the exons atggggaaactgacgCCAGAGAAAGCGGAGCACCTGGCCCCTTGCCATACCAGAAG ACCCCGCTCCCTCTGGAACCTTTTGCTCCTGCTGTGGACCTTCCTGAATTGTGGTTTGGGGGGCAACACTCAG GGTCCAGGTGAGTGGACGCCATGGGGTTCCTGGAGTCGCTGTTCCAGCTCTTGCGGGCGAGGGCTCTCAGTGCGCAGCCGGAGATGTATCCG GTTTCCAAGGGAAGAGCTGTGCTGGGGGAACACCCATGAGTACCACCTCTGCCAGCAGCCT GACTGTCCCCCGGCAGCCATGCCCTTTCGAGACCTCCAGTGTGCCCTCTACAATGGCCACCCCGTCCTAGGCACCCAGAAGACCTACCAATGGGTGCCCTTCTATGGTG CACCCAACCAGTGCGACCTCAACTGCCTAGCGGTGGGGCACGACTTCTATCACAGCTTCGGTCGCGTGCTGGACGGTACCCCCTGCAGTCCGGGTGCCCAGGGACTCTGCGTGGCTGGCCGCTGCCTC AGTGCCGGCTGTGACGGTTTGCTGGGCTCCGACGCCCGCGAAGACCGCTGCGGCCGCTGCGGCGGGGCCAACGACTCGTGCCTCTTCGTGCAGCGCGTGTTCCGCGACGCCG GTGCCTTCGCTGGGTACTGGAACGTGACCCTGATCCCCGAGGGCGCCAGACACATCCGCGCCGCCCACCGGAGCCGGAACCACCTGGGTATCGCAGGGTCCGAGGGAGGAGGCGCCCCGCTGGCCGCCCGAATCCCGCGGGGAGGGAGATGGCAGGGTCGGGGAGATGGGCAAGGCCGTTTCCAGGGAGCCCGGGCTGACCCTTCCCTTGCAGCGCTGATGGGGGGCGACGGGCGCTACGTGCTCAACGGGAACTGGGTGGTCAGCCCGGCCGGGACCTACGAGGCAGCGGGCACCCGCGTGGTCTACACCCGCGCCACAGGGCCGGAGGAGACGCTGCGCGCCGCCGGGCCCACCTCCGAAGACCTGCTCTTGCAG GTCCTCCTGCAGGagcccaacccaggcattgaattcGAGTTCTGGCTCCCTCGGGAGCGCTATGGCCCCTTCCAGGCGCAGGCTCAGGTCTTGGGCTGGTCCCCGCGGCAGCCTCAGCCTCGGGAGGTAGAACCTCAGCCCCTTGAGTCCCCCACTGTCATCCCTCCACGGACCCCGATCCCCACTCCAG AACCCTGTCCACCCTGCCCAGACACCCGCGGTCGTGCCCACCGGTTGCTCCACTATTGCGGCAGTGACTTCG TGGGTGCATGGTTGGGACCCAGGCTCTGTCCGGCAGGGCTCAGCATGGTCCCACCCACAGTGTTCCGGGCCCGCGTACTGGGCCGCATCCGCCAGGCCCAGGAGACCCGCTATGAGGTGCGCGTGCAGCTCATCTACAAGAACCGCTCTCCGCTGCGGGCCCTGGAGTACGTGTGGGCGCCAAGCCACTGCCCTTGCCCCCCGCTGGCCCTCCATCGGGACTACCTGCTGGCTGCCCGGCGCCTCATCAGCCCTGATGGCACCCAGGACCGGCTGCTGCTCCCCCATGCTGGCTACGCCCGGCTCTGGAGCCCTGCCGAGGACAGCCGCGTGCGCCTGGCTGCCCGGCACTGCCCTCTCTGA
- the ADAMTSL5 gene encoding ADAMTS-like protein 5 isoform X3, which produces MGKLTPEKAEHLAPCHTRRPRSLWNLLLLLWTFLNCGLGGNTQGPGEWTPWGSWSRCSSSCGRGLSVRSRRCIRFPREELCWGNTHEYHLCQQPDCPPAAMPFRDLQCALYNGHPVLGTQKTYQWVPFYGAPNQCDLNCLAVGHDFYHSFGRVLDGTPCSPGAQGLCVAGRCLSAGCDGLLGSDAREDRCGRCGGANDSCLFVQRVFRDAGAFAGYWNVTLIPEGARHIRAAHRSRNHLGIAGSEGGGAPLAARIPRGGRWQGRGDGQGRFQGARADPSLAALMGGDGRYVLNGNWVVSPAGTYEAAGTRVVYTRATGPEETLRAAGPTSEDLLLQVLLQEPNPGIEFEFWLPRERYGPFQAQAQVLGWSPRQPQPREVEPQPLESPTVIPPRTPIPTPEPCPPCPDTRGRAHRLLHYCGSDFVFRARVLGRIRQAQETRYEVRVQLIYKNRSPLRALEYVWAPSHCPCPPLALHRDYLLAARRLISPDGTQDRLLLPHAGYARLWSPAEDSRVRLAARHCPL; this is translated from the exons atggggaaactgacgCCAGAGAAAGCGGAGCACCTGGCCCCTTGCCATACCAGAAG ACCCCGCTCCCTCTGGAACCTTTTGCTCCTGCTGTGGACCTTCCTGAATTGTGGTTTGGGGGGCAACACTCAG GGTCCAGGTGAGTGGACGCCATGGGGTTCCTGGAGTCGCTGTTCCAGCTCTTGCGGGCGAGGGCTCTCAGTGCGCAGCCGGAGATGTATCCG GTTTCCAAGGGAAGAGCTGTGCTGGGGGAACACCCATGAGTACCACCTCTGCCAGCAGCCT GACTGTCCCCCGGCAGCCATGCCCTTTCGAGACCTCCAGTGTGCCCTCTACAATGGCCACCCCGTCCTAGGCACCCAGAAGACCTACCAATGGGTGCCCTTCTATGGTG CACCCAACCAGTGCGACCTCAACTGCCTAGCGGTGGGGCACGACTTCTATCACAGCTTCGGTCGCGTGCTGGACGGTACCCCCTGCAGTCCGGGTGCCCAGGGACTCTGCGTGGCTGGCCGCTGCCTC AGTGCCGGCTGTGACGGTTTGCTGGGCTCCGACGCCCGCGAAGACCGCTGCGGCCGCTGCGGCGGGGCCAACGACTCGTGCCTCTTCGTGCAGCGCGTGTTCCGCGACGCCG GTGCCTTCGCTGGGTACTGGAACGTGACCCTGATCCCCGAGGGCGCCAGACACATCCGCGCCGCCCACCGGAGCCGGAACCACCTGGGTATCGCAGGGTCCGAGGGAGGAGGCGCCCCGCTGGCCGCCCGAATCCCGCGGGGAGGGAGATGGCAGGGTCGGGGAGATGGGCAAGGCCGTTTCCAGGGAGCCCGGGCTGACCCTTCCCTTGCAGCGCTGATGGGGGGCGACGGGCGCTACGTGCTCAACGGGAACTGGGTGGTCAGCCCGGCCGGGACCTACGAGGCAGCGGGCACCCGCGTGGTCTACACCCGCGCCACAGGGCCGGAGGAGACGCTGCGCGCCGCCGGGCCCACCTCCGAAGACCTGCTCTTGCAG GTCCTCCTGCAGGagcccaacccaggcattgaattcGAGTTCTGGCTCCCTCGGGAGCGCTATGGCCCCTTCCAGGCGCAGGCTCAGGTCTTGGGCTGGTCCCCGCGGCAGCCTCAGCCTCGGGAGGTAGAACCTCAGCCCCTTGAGTCCCCCACTGTCATCCCTCCACGGACCCCGATCCCCACTCCAG AACCCTGTCCACCCTGCCCAGACACCCGCGGTCGTGCCCACCGGTTGCTCCACTATTGCGGCAGTGACTTCG TGTTCCGGGCCCGCGTACTGGGCCGCATCCGCCAGGCCCAGGAGACCCGCTATGAGGTGCGCGTGCAGCTCATCTACAAGAACCGCTCTCCGCTGCGGGCCCTGGAGTACGTGTGGGCGCCAAGCCACTGCCCTTGCCCCCCGCTGGCCCTCCATCGGGACTACCTGCTGGCTGCCCGGCGCCTCATCAGCCCTGATGGCACCCAGGACCGGCTGCTGCTCCCCCATGCTGGCTACGCCCGGCTCTGGAGCCCTGCCGAGGACAGCCGCGTGCGCCTGGCTGCCCGGCACTGCCCTCTCTGA
- the ADAMTSL5 gene encoding ADAMTS-like protein 5 isoform X4 produces the protein MGKLTPEKAEHLAPCHTRRPRSLWNLLLLLWTFLNCGLGGNTQGPGEWTPWGSWSRCSSSCGRGLSVRSRRCIRFPREELCWGNTHEYHLCQQPDCPPAAMPFRDLQCALYNGHPVLGTQKTYQWVPFYGAPNQCDLNCLAVGHDFYHSFGRVLDGTPCSPGAQGLCVAGRCLSAGCDGLLGSDAREDRCGRCGGANDSCLFVQRVFRDAGAFAGYWNVTLIPEGARHIRAAHRSRNHLALMGGDGRYVLNGNWVVSPAGTYEAAGTRVVYTRATGPEETLRAAGPTSEDLLLQVLLQEPNPGIEFEFWLPRERYGPFQAQAQVLGWSPRQPQPREVEPQPLESPTVIPPRTPIPTPEPCPPCPDTRGRAHRLLHYCGSDFVGAWLGPRLCPAGLSMVPPTVFRARVLGRIRQAQETRYEVRVQLIYKNRSPLRALEYVWAPSHCPCPPLALHRDYLLAARRLISPDGTQDRLLLPHAGYARLWSPAEDSRVRLAARHCPL, from the exons atggggaaactgacgCCAGAGAAAGCGGAGCACCTGGCCCCTTGCCATACCAGAAG ACCCCGCTCCCTCTGGAACCTTTTGCTCCTGCTGTGGACCTTCCTGAATTGTGGTTTGGGGGGCAACACTCAG GGTCCAGGTGAGTGGACGCCATGGGGTTCCTGGAGTCGCTGTTCCAGCTCTTGCGGGCGAGGGCTCTCAGTGCGCAGCCGGAGATGTATCCG GTTTCCAAGGGAAGAGCTGTGCTGGGGGAACACCCATGAGTACCACCTCTGCCAGCAGCCT GACTGTCCCCCGGCAGCCATGCCCTTTCGAGACCTCCAGTGTGCCCTCTACAATGGCCACCCCGTCCTAGGCACCCAGAAGACCTACCAATGGGTGCCCTTCTATGGTG CACCCAACCAGTGCGACCTCAACTGCCTAGCGGTGGGGCACGACTTCTATCACAGCTTCGGTCGCGTGCTGGACGGTACCCCCTGCAGTCCGGGTGCCCAGGGACTCTGCGTGGCTGGCCGCTGCCTC AGTGCCGGCTGTGACGGTTTGCTGGGCTCCGACGCCCGCGAAGACCGCTGCGGCCGCTGCGGCGGGGCCAACGACTCGTGCCTCTTCGTGCAGCGCGTGTTCCGCGACGCCG GTGCCTTCGCTGGGTACTGGAACGTGACCCTGATCCCCGAGGGCGCCAGACACATCCGCGCCGCCCACCGGAGCCGGAACCACCTGG CGCTGATGGGGGGCGACGGGCGCTACGTGCTCAACGGGAACTGGGTGGTCAGCCCGGCCGGGACCTACGAGGCAGCGGGCACCCGCGTGGTCTACACCCGCGCCACAGGGCCGGAGGAGACGCTGCGCGCCGCCGGGCCCACCTCCGAAGACCTGCTCTTGCAG GTCCTCCTGCAGGagcccaacccaggcattgaattcGAGTTCTGGCTCCCTCGGGAGCGCTATGGCCCCTTCCAGGCGCAGGCTCAGGTCTTGGGCTGGTCCCCGCGGCAGCCTCAGCCTCGGGAGGTAGAACCTCAGCCCCTTGAGTCCCCCACTGTCATCCCTCCACGGACCCCGATCCCCACTCCAG AACCCTGTCCACCCTGCCCAGACACCCGCGGTCGTGCCCACCGGTTGCTCCACTATTGCGGCAGTGACTTCG TGGGTGCATGGTTGGGACCCAGGCTCTGTCCGGCAGGGCTCAGCATGGTCCCACCCACAGTGTTCCGGGCCCGCGTACTGGGCCGCATCCGCCAGGCCCAGGAGACCCGCTATGAGGTGCGCGTGCAGCTCATCTACAAGAACCGCTCTCCGCTGCGGGCCCTGGAGTACGTGTGGGCGCCAAGCCACTGCCCTTGCCCCCCGCTGGCCCTCCATCGGGACTACCTGCTGGCTGCCCGGCGCCTCATCAGCCCTGATGGCACCCAGGACCGGCTGCTGCTCCCCCATGCTGGCTACGCCCGGCTCTGGAGCCCTGCCGAGGACAGCCGCGTGCGCCTGGCTGCCCGGCACTGCCCTCTCTGA